In one Echinicola marina genomic region, the following are encoded:
- a CDS encoding family 43 glycosylhydrolase: MNLLNRAMAFGAFLLFLSCNGQTAKQKAYEDHDKAIYSKDGWIRDPYIFLDEDGHYYLTGTTPAPKDPKEGEEPYNTGLDKSNEEIYGTPSIVGGKLRVWRSQDLMDWEYLGEPFTLDKGYWAKKFPKKFEESSPDKWKIWAPELYHVNGKWIYVHTTPGPVQGGANLVITADNEMSGPFNFPMGDDMKFKHDPSLFKDDDGTWYLLWGNTKIAPIKPGFQGLAAEPIRIDPSDRVIGHEGATVRKIGDKYVHFGTAWSTDEMRKGSYNLYYCTADKVTGPYGPRQFVGRFLGHGTPFQDKEGRWWCTAFYNGNVPPVSREGIQNRNLGETAQTINEQGTTIVPLEVKVLEDGEIYIRAKDPDYANPGPDEVQQFH, encoded by the coding sequence ATGAACCTATTAAACCGAGCAATGGCTTTTGGGGCTTTTCTTTTATTTCTATCCTGTAATGGACAGACAGCAAAGCAAAAAGCCTATGAGGATCATGATAAAGCCATTTACAGCAAGGATGGCTGGATAAGAGACCCCTATATATTTTTGGATGAGGATGGTCATTATTATCTGACTGGGACCACGCCAGCACCTAAGGATCCTAAGGAAGGTGAAGAACCTTATAATACGGGGCTAGATAAGTCGAATGAGGAGATTTACGGCACCCCTAGTATTGTGGGGGGAAAATTGAGGGTTTGGAGAAGCCAAGACCTAATGGACTGGGAGTATTTAGGCGAACCATTTACCTTGGATAAGGGATATTGGGCAAAAAAATTCCCGAAGAAATTTGAGGAGAGTTCACCGGATAAATGGAAAATATGGGCTCCCGAACTTTATCATGTAAATGGTAAGTGGATTTATGTGCATACTACCCCAGGCCCTGTACAGGGAGGTGCTAATTTGGTCATTACAGCAGACAATGAAATGAGTGGGCCTTTCAACTTTCCCATGGGCGATGATATGAAGTTCAAACACGACCCTTCTCTTTTCAAAGATGATGATGGGACATGGTACCTGTTATGGGGCAATACCAAGATTGCTCCGATCAAGCCAGGCTTTCAGGGTTTGGCAGCTGAACCCATCAGGATTGACCCTTCAGATAGGGTGATAGGCCATGAAGGGGCGACTGTTCGTAAAATTGGTGACAAATATGTGCATTTTGGTACGGCATGGTCAACAGATGAAATGCGAAAAGGTTCATATAACCTCTATTATTGTACTGCAGATAAAGTGACAGGACCTTATGGTCCAAGGCAGTTTGTAGGACGTTTTTTAGGACATGGGACACCTTTTCAGGATAAAGAGGGAAGATGGTGGTGTACCGCTTTTTATAATGGAAATGTTCCTCCGGTCAGTAGGGAGGGTATTCAGAATAGGAACCTTGGAGAGACCGCCCAGACCATTAATGAACAAGGGACGACCATTGTTCCTCTAGAAGTAAAGGTTTTGGAAGATGGAGAAATTTACATCCGTGCCAAAGATCCTGATTATGCCAATCCAGGTCCTGATGAAGTACAGCAATTTCATTAG
- a CDS encoding arylsulfatase — MKKNKISSRFLAVLLLCSFACSKSPQKGIQQKKPNIILIMSDDMGYSDLGCYGGEINTPNLDKLAKNGLQFTQFYNSARCCPTRASLMTGLHPHQTGIGHMTNPPDHPKGHNYGIPSYEGSLNKQCVTIAQVLKPAGYHTLMTGKWHLGTDFEDWPLQRGFDKFYGFIPGAGNFFKPTPPRGITYMNESISITDPDFYTTDAFTDKAIQFIDEAQAEDEDKPFFLYLAYNAPHWPLQAPAEDVEKYRGKYMQGWGKLREERYARMKAMGLIDPEWELTAQDARSWKSLDPAKKDEMDHRMAIYAAMVDRMDQNIGRLVDYLEKRGELDNTMIVFLNDNGACAEVDELGSGPASQLGTKEGYLLSYGRAWANASNTPYREYKHWLHEGGMATPFIVHWPAGIARSENNKVRQYAYLPDIMATFSALAGAEYPQAFQGNAVAPLQGKSLLSTLNETTKPVHEEAIFFEHEGKKAVREGKYKLVSKWNKNREYNWELYDMEVDRTETNDLAKSMPEKVDRLSKLWLAWADEMGVKPWSEILELRNKK; from the coding sequence ATGAAGAAGAATAAAATTTCATCAAGATTTTTAGCAGTATTGTTACTGTGCAGTTTTGCTTGTTCCAAAAGCCCACAAAAAGGAATCCAGCAGAAGAAACCTAATATCATTTTGATCATGTCTGATGATATGGGATATTCTGATTTGGGCTGTTATGGGGGTGAAATCAATACCCCCAATCTGGATAAACTGGCCAAAAATGGGCTTCAATTTACGCAATTTTATAATTCTGCGAGATGCTGTCCTACCAGGGCTTCATTGATGACCGGTTTACATCCCCATCAGACCGGAATTGGACATATGACCAATCCTCCGGATCATCCAAAAGGACACAATTATGGCATTCCTTCTTATGAGGGAAGCCTTAATAAACAATGTGTAACCATCGCTCAGGTGCTCAAACCAGCTGGCTACCATACCTTGATGACAGGAAAATGGCACTTGGGAACTGATTTTGAAGACTGGCCATTGCAGAGGGGATTTGATAAGTTTTACGGGTTTATTCCTGGCGCGGGTAATTTTTTCAAACCTACTCCACCGAGAGGAATTACTTATATGAATGAGTCCATAAGTATTACAGATCCTGATTTTTATACCACAGATGCTTTTACAGATAAAGCCATACAATTTATCGATGAAGCTCAAGCTGAAGATGAGGACAAACCTTTCTTTTTGTATTTAGCCTATAATGCACCCCACTGGCCATTACAGGCGCCTGCTGAAGATGTCGAAAAATATAGAGGCAAGTATATGCAAGGTTGGGGCAAGTTACGGGAGGAACGCTATGCCAGAATGAAAGCAATGGGTTTGATTGATCCTGAATGGGAGTTGACAGCCCAAGATGCGAGAAGTTGGAAATCCCTTGATCCAGCAAAAAAGGATGAAATGGATCATCGCATGGCCATTTACGCAGCTATGGTAGACAGGATGGACCAAAACATAGGTAGACTGGTGGATTATTTGGAGAAAAGGGGGGAGTTGGACAATACGATGATTGTTTTCCTTAATGATAATGGAGCCTGTGCGGAAGTAGATGAATTGGGCAGTGGACCGGCCTCTCAGTTAGGTACAAAAGAAGGTTATTTGCTGTCTTATGGACGCGCTTGGGCCAATGCTTCCAATACTCCATATCGAGAATACAAACATTGGTTACATGAAGGAGGAATGGCCACACCATTTATTGTCCATTGGCCGGCAGGAATTGCAAGGTCGGAAAACAATAAGGTGCGTCAGTATGCTTATCTGCCAGATATTATGGCTACTTTTAGTGCGCTTGCGGGAGCGGAATATCCGCAAGCATTTCAAGGAAATGCTGTTGCTCCTTTGCAAGGTAAAAGCCTGCTTTCTACGTTGAATGAAACTACCAAGCCTGTTCATGAAGAGGCGATCTTTTTTGAGCATGAAGGTAAAAAAGCCGTACGGGAAGGGAAATATAAGCTGGTTTCCAAATGGAATAAAAACAGAGAATACAATTGGGAACTCTATGATATGGAAGTTGATCGTACTGAAACCAATGACCTCGCTAAATCCATGCCTGAAAAGGTGGATCGATTAAGTAAGCTTTGGCTGGCATGGGCAGATGAAATGGGCGTGAAACCGTGGTCGGAAATTTTGGAGTTGAGGAATAAAAAGTAA
- a CDS encoding SusC/RagA family TonB-linked outer membrane protein, translating to MSNFTPKYLLAVVLLFYAATAYAQNIIVSGTVTDSESGMTIPGVNVVELSTKNTDEVNGTATDIDGKFEISVPANATLSFSYLGYATQNIPVDGRTSLDLKLSADLSNLQEVVVIGYGQVNKKDLTGSVSKVEGAQLENLPAARVDQTLQGRAAGVQVSQISGEPGAAPTIRIRGGNSIQGNNEPLWVIDGIIVGTDFNLSNINTNDIQSIDILKDAVAVSIYGTRGANGVILVTTKSGAGAGTKVSFNAYYGVQSMVTKVDFLDGPQHAAYANEDAEFRQSALPFLDLDNVPNVDWIDQVSQNGAVKNIDVSVAGTSENRKVNYYVSANYFDQEGLIRETGIKKYIFRANMDNQLSDLVKVGFRVNVSRLKNENSKISFSNLYLSTTPTRAIYDDEGNFTALDPITDGVTRNFEADLQMRQNHDLVTNILGNIYIELEPLKNLTFKTTFSPEINNFKQNIFNPGALPNNLILQNGGDAAVSTSLRMGYINENTLNYIKEYSSGNRLTVLAGFTLQKTEFESSVARAFRLSNDVTGFNNLGFGSDPTRNEVGSNYDAFQLVSWLARVNYSIKDKYLFTVVGRVDGSSRFAPENKYAFFPSGAFAWRIGDEEFIKNLGIFSDLKFRTSYGLSGSQAIPSYRTLAILNAANTTFNGIEKPGVVLGRPENPELKWETTRQLDIGLEMGFMDGRLNFEIDFYQKNTRDLLLNAQLPRQTGFVSKLQNIGKVQNRGVEFLVNSVNISKPNFKWSTNLTVSHNNNKVVDLGGVDFINLATPAQQGGTGARLIVGETTPVFTGVRYLGTWKSQEEIDEAGIGGDHDVGGPRFEDTNGDKQITEDDFIVLGSPQPDFYFGIGNTFSIGNFDLDFFFQGTYGNEVFNSLTQTALFGRPETTKYAETLDRWTPENPTSDIPRAGSVAALSEVYNNSAMIEDGSHIRLKSLRVAYNFPMETSKLGGLTVYITGNNLFVLSDFRLKDPETSQYGRNSDNLSMGFSQGQYPTSRTVAIGAKIDF from the coding sequence ATGAGCAACTTTACTCCAAAGTATTTGTTGGCTGTGGTGTTGCTGTTTTATGCAGCGACAGCATATGCGCAAAACATTATTGTTTCAGGAACAGTGACTGATTCGGAATCAGGAATGACCATTCCTGGTGTCAATGTAGTCGAACTATCCACTAAAAATACGGATGAGGTAAATGGTACTGCCACCGATATCGATGGTAAGTTTGAAATTTCAGTTCCTGCCAATGCCACTCTAAGTTTTAGTTATCTTGGATATGCTACCCAGAATATTCCTGTAGATGGAAGGACAAGCCTTGATTTGAAATTGAGTGCAGATCTTTCCAATCTTCAGGAAGTTGTGGTCATCGGATATGGGCAAGTCAATAAAAAAGATTTAACAGGATCTGTCAGCAAGGTAGAAGGGGCACAGTTGGAGAATTTACCTGCCGCTAGGGTAGATCAAACCCTTCAGGGGCGAGCAGCCGGTGTCCAAGTTTCACAGATCAGTGGAGAGCCAGGCGCTGCTCCGACCATTCGGATTCGGGGCGGGAATTCCATCCAGGGAAATAATGAACCCTTATGGGTGATTGATGGGATTATCGTAGGTACTGATTTCAACCTGAGTAATATCAATACCAATGATATTCAGTCCATTGATATACTCAAAGATGCTGTGGCAGTATCCATTTATGGTACCAGGGGGGCTAATGGTGTGATATTGGTAACCACCAAAAGCGGAGCTGGAGCGGGAACCAAGGTTTCTTTTAATGCTTATTACGGGGTACAGTCCATGGTGACCAAGGTTGATTTTTTGGATGGTCCGCAGCATGCCGCCTATGCCAATGAGGATGCTGAGTTCAGGCAATCTGCTTTACCATTTTTGGATCTGGACAATGTACCTAATGTTGATTGGATAGACCAGGTCAGTCAGAATGGGGCCGTTAAAAATATAGATGTATCTGTAGCTGGAACTTCAGAAAACAGAAAAGTGAATTATTATGTGTCTGCAAACTATTTTGACCAAGAAGGCCTGATAAGGGAAACCGGGATTAAGAAATATATTTTCAGGGCCAATATGGACAATCAATTGTCTGATTTGGTAAAAGTAGGCTTTCGGGTCAATGTGTCAAGGCTGAAAAATGAAAACAGCAAAATTAGCTTTTCCAACCTGTATCTTTCTACCACGCCGACCAGGGCCATTTATGATGATGAAGGCAATTTTACCGCACTGGACCCTATTACTGATGGGGTGACCAGGAATTTTGAAGCGGATTTGCAGATGCGCCAAAACCATGATTTGGTAACCAATATCCTAGGGAATATTTATATTGAACTGGAGCCTTTGAAAAACCTTACTTTCAAAACTACCTTCAGTCCTGAAATCAATAACTTCAAGCAGAATATATTTAATCCAGGAGCCCTGCCCAATAACCTGATTCTACAAAATGGAGGAGATGCAGCAGTAAGCACTTCTTTGAGGATGGGATATATTAATGAGAACACGTTAAATTATATCAAAGAATATTCAAGCGGGAATAGGCTGACAGTCTTGGCAGGTTTTACCTTGCAGAAAACGGAATTTGAATCCAGTGTGGCCAGGGCATTCAGATTATCCAATGATGTCACCGGGTTCAATAATTTGGGTTTCGGTTCGGACCCTACAAGGAATGAAGTGGGGTCCAATTATGACGCTTTTCAATTGGTTTCCTGGTTGGCAAGGGTGAACTATTCCATAAAGGACAAATACTTGTTTACTGTAGTGGGGAGAGTGGATGGTTCTTCTAGGTTTGCTCCTGAAAATAAATATGCGTTTTTCCCTTCAGGGGCATTTGCCTGGAGAATAGGCGATGAAGAGTTTATCAAAAACTTGGGCATTTTCAGTGATCTTAAATTCAGGACGAGTTATGGTCTGTCCGGAAGTCAGGCGATTCCTTCCTACAGGACATTGGCCATATTAAATGCCGCGAATACGACCTTTAACGGAATAGAAAAGCCCGGAGTGGTACTAGGGAGACCTGAAAACCCAGAGTTAAAATGGGAGACCACCCGTCAGCTTGATATTGGCTTGGAAATGGGGTTCATGGACGGACGATTGAATTTTGAAATTGATTTTTACCAGAAAAACACCAGGGACCTACTGCTGAATGCACAGCTACCTCGACAGACAGGTTTTGTGAGCAAATTGCAGAATATAGGAAAGGTACAAAACCGTGGTGTGGAATTTTTGGTCAATAGCGTCAATATCAGCAAACCAAATTTCAAATGGTCCACCAATTTGACTGTTTCCCACAATAATAATAAGGTAGTGGATTTGGGAGGGGTAGATTTTATTAACCTTGCCACACCAGCCCAACAAGGAGGGACTGGTGCAAGATTGATTGTAGGCGAAACCACTCCTGTATTTACCGGTGTGCGCTATCTGGGAACTTGGAAATCACAGGAGGAAATTGATGAGGCAGGAATTGGGGGAGACCATGATGTGGGAGGGCCCAGATTTGAGGATACCAACGGAGACAAACAAATTACCGAAGATGACTTTATCGTATTGGGAAGTCCACAACCAGATTTTTACTTTGGTATTGGCAATACCTTTTCCATCGGGAATTTTGACTTGGACTTCTTTTTCCAAGGAACCTATGGCAATGAAGTGTTTAACAGTTTGACACAAACCGCCCTGTTTGGTCGACCAGAAACGACCAAATATGCTGAAACATTGGATCGATGGACGCCTGAGAATCCTACCTCTGATATCCCAAGGGCAGGTTCGGTGGCAGCATTGTCCGAGGTTTACAACAATTCGGCCATGATAGAAGATGGTTCTCATATCAGGTTAAAGAGCCTAAGGGTGGCTTATAATTTCCCTATGGAAACAAGTAAGTTGGGAGGGCTTACTGTGTACATTACAGGAAATAACCTGTTTGTACTATCGGATTTTAGACTGAAAGATCCCGAAACCAGTCAATATGGAAGGAACAGCGATAACCTTTCCATGGGATTCTCACAGGGGCAATATCCCACTTCCAGGACAGTAGCCATTGGAGCTAAGATTGACTTTTAG